Within Rhipicephalus microplus isolate Deutch F79 chromosome 9, USDA_Rmic, whole genome shotgun sequence, the genomic segment GCCCTTATTTGTGCGCCACGATACTTCTCCTCATCAATTTGTTCCAATTTGGACTCTACTGACCTTATATCATTTGTGAATAAGCCTGGCATTTTGCTGTCCTCTGCTAGCAGTTCTTTGAGATTTAAACGTagggttctttcttcttcactctttccgtgttttattacacatgagcGTTCTATAGCTATCAACTTTATATTCTGTTTAAATTGTTCCCACTTCACTCCGTATTTTTGGTCTCCACTATCTAGGTTTACCAACGCCTCTCGAACActgtccataaatttttcatcttcCAAGAGATTAGAATTCAGCTTCCACGTGTCCCAGTTAAATACTGGTTTACGTCTATTCCTTTTACCTATTACAaatgatactaagcaatgatcactaaatgaaatagggaggacattgtactcactgataatcggaattaaatccagtgatacgtaggccctatctaggcgcgcatgactggagccttggaaatgcgtatacagtgttggtcctttaccaatacactctgcaacatcctcaaggtctgtcagaaattagattcgttaacacgactgtgcttgagtcgttgaaattggatgtacttgttttatcatcggcactgatcacacaattaaaatctcccataaggatgactatgcgatcgcattcacaataagtacgaatttcgtcgaatgttacacaccgttcatcaactttgagaggtgcatataaacaaatcactcgccaattaagagaaaagaaggtcaaatcacatacaacaaaccttccggatgagtcagacgtgacgttttgaacactggcacctaaactattccgcacaaagatcacacaccctgccgacctaccaactgcatgactgacgctggcggtgtagcgtccggtgaaacgttgcagtaggctctcggtggcgtccacgctctccactttggtttcctgaactgcaataatgtgcaggtcttggtccatggctagtctgtagagctgagtctgtttcttcctggaagccagtcctcgtacattgagcgtcgctgctttcacgaacccgctcagcgacgtgatcggtgagcgggtccaagctgagagccctgcacgttcacttattgggctctcgtcgtccagggcggatccatgttgttcacctttagtttgagcggccatcgtcgcgtttgagcgacgacgaccgttggcgggcagcgtttcgtttcttgcctccactgaccaccttccactgcatTTCCGACTTTACTTGCGTTTCGTCTACTTGAGCACCGTCGTCTGAATCCCGACGGCGTTTTGCAGACGCCGATTCTAATTCCATGTTTAAGGTATCCAGATCACTAGGCAAATCCTCATTTTCGTGTGTTTTGTTCGCCAAAGAGTGCTGTGAAGCCGAGTTTAGAGGAGTCGAAGCAGCGTTGGCCTGGGACGCCGGCGTTtcagggcgcgttgcttgcagctgcgacgcggcgtgcatcgcaggcgcaggacgcgtcTCTTCGCTAGTCGTTGGGGCCGCTTGACTTCCCATCTTCCGTTCGGCGTTCGTGTCCGGGGCTgaagaaacttgcttgcttttccccagcaccggcgtgtcgtccgatgtcgtctgcttctgtgGTATCGCAGGCATAGACGCTTGTTCAGATTCCTCCTCATCCATGAGAAGTTCactctgttgagtctctggtcgCCGCCCTGCAGCTCGTGCGTATGAACGGTTACACTCATCCTGCTCATGACCGAAAGAGTGGCATTCGCTGCACCTTGGGACCTTACAATCGCGTCGCATATGCCCCGTGCTTCGGCACCGCAAGCACAAAGGCGGTCTTCCCGGCACCACGACCAGTGCCGTACTGCTGCCAATACGCACCTGATGGGGCAGTTGATCCACAGAAACGCCATCTCGTAGTTGCATGCGTATTACACGAGTGGTCGATTCAACTCCTTCAAAATCCTCGACTCTCCATCGGTCGTCGGTCACCTCCTTGACGTCGCCGTATTCATAGAAGGCACGTGGAATAGCGTCTTTTGTAACATCGAACGCTAGCCAGTGCAATTTCATTTTAACTTCTTGCCGCGTCGGGTCAATGACGAGACATACCCGGTCTTTAACTTTGATAACGCCTGCGTCTGTCAGCGCTTTCTTTGCTTCCACGGTCTTCATGTTCAATAGCCACACATGCGACATCTGATATGCTCCGATGCCACTTACTTGCTGTATGACGCCTAAATCTTTGAGAGGtttcctgaagtcgtcgatgcggtacggtcggccgctgacgtcgcagtgtagagctactgctcgacgcatcgcttcacctgatggcaacgaaggcagaataatcctgtagtcctttggaacgaggggagacgctgtaccgcggccggcgtcggccactgtcgctgctcgggatgagctttccatcctgcgtccgcacgcgtcggtgaccagaagcagaatgcgccacggagacagtcctgctccactctcaccaccatcagaacatatcttcaaagctatcagcccgaagaaaaaaaagcgccgcaccaccaccgggtgggctcgaaccttcaaactttcggttaacagccgatcgcgctagccaagtgtgccacggagacagtcgtgctccactctcaccaccatcagaatatatcttcaaagctatcagcccaaaaaaaagcgccgcaccaccaccgggtgggctcgaaactccaacctttcggttaacagccgatcgcgctagccaattgtgccacggagacagttctgctccactctaaccaccgtcagaacatatcttcaaagctatcagccaaaagaaaaaaaaagcgccgcaccaccgccgggtgggctcgaacatccaagttgtcggttaaaagccaatcgcgctagccaattgcgccacggagatagtcctgctccactctcaccgtcgtcagaacatatcttcaaagctatcagcgcaaagaaaaaagcaacacaccactcccgggagggctcgaaactccaagcttttggtcaacagccgatcgcgctagccaattgtgccacggagacagtcctgctccactctcaccaccagtagaacatatagtcaaagctatcagcccaaagaaaaaaatgcgccgcaccaccaccgggtgggctcgaacctctaacatttcggtttagagccgatcgcgccagccaattgcgccacggagacagtcctgctccactctaaccaccatcaaaacatatcttcaaagctatcagcgcaaagaaaaaaaagtgccgcaccaccaccgggtgggctcgaacctccgaccattcggttaacagccgatcgtgctagccaattgcgccacggagacagtcctgcttcactctcaccaccatcagaacatatcttcaaagctatcagcccacagaaaaaaaagcgccgcaccaccacagggtgggctcaaacctccaacctttcggttaacagccgatcgcgctagcccattgcgccacggagacagtcgtgctccactctcaccaccgtcagaacatatcttcaaagctatcagcgcaaagaaaaaagcaacacaccactcccgggagggctcgaaactccaagcttttggtcaacagccgatcgcgctagccaattgtgccacggagacagtcctgctccactctcaccaccagtagaacatatagtcaaagctatcagcccaaagaaaaaaatgcgccgcaccaccaccgggtgggctcgaacctctaacatttcggtttagagccgatcgcgctagccaattgcgccactgagacagtcctgctccactctcaccaccatcaaaacatatcttcaaagctatcagcgcaaagaaaaaaaagcgccgcaccaccaccgggcgggctcgaacctccgacctttcggttaacagccgatcgtgctagccatttgcgccacggagacagtcctgctccactctcaccaccatcagaacatatcttcaaagctatcagcgcaaagaaaaaagcaacacaccactcccgggagggctcgaaactccaacctttcggttaacagccgatcgcgctagccaattgcgccacggagacagtcctgctccactctcaccaccgtcagaacatttcttcaaagctatcagcgcaacgaaaaaagcaacacaccactcccgggagggctcgaaactccaatctttcggttaacagccgatcgcgctagccaattgtgccacggagacagtcctgctccactctcaccaccactagaacatgtcgtcaaagctatcagcccaaagaagaaaaagtgccgcaccaccaccgggtgggctcgaacctccaacctttcggttaacagccgatcgcgctagccaattgcgccacggagacagtcgtgctccactctcaccaccatcagaacatatcttcaaagctatcagcgcaaagaaaaaaaagcgccgcaccaccaccgggtgtgctcgaacctctaacatttcggtttagagccgattgcgctagccaattgcgccacggagacagtccttctccactctcaccaccatcaaaacatatcttcaaagctatcagcccacagaaaaaaaagcgccgcaccaccacagggtgggctcaaacctccaacctttcggttaacagccgatcgcactagccaattgcgccacggagacagtcgtgctccactctcaccaccgtcagaacatatcttcaaagctatcagcgcaaagaaaaaagcaacacaccactcccgggagggctcgaaactccaagctttcggttaacagccgatcgcgctagccaattgtgccacggagacagtcctgctgcactctcaccaccagtagaacatatagtcaaagctatcagcccaaagaaaaaaaagcgccgcaccaccgccgggtgggctcgaacatccaagttttcggttaaaagccgatcgcgctagccaattgcgccacggagatagtcctgctccactctcaccaccatcagaacatatcttcaaagctatcagcccaaagaaaaaaaagcgccgcaccaccaccgggtgggctcgaacctccaaactttcggttaacagccgatcgcgctagccgattgcgccacggagacagtcgtgccccactttcaccaccatcagaacatatcttcaaagctatcagcgcaaagaaaaaagcaacacaccactcccgggagggctcgaaactccaacctttcggttagcagccgatcgcgctagccaactgcgccacggagacagtcctgctccactctcaccaccgtcagaacatttcttcaaagctatcagcgcaacgaaaaaagcaacacaccactcccgggagggctcgaaactccaatctttcggttaacagccgatcgcgctagccaattgtgccacggagacagtcctgctccactctcaccaccactagaacatgtcgtcaaagctatcagcccaaagaagaaaaagtgccgcaccaccaccgggtgggctcgaacctccaacctttcggttaacagccgatcgcgctagccaattgcgccacggagacagtcgtgctccactctcaccaccatcagaacatatcttcaaagctatcagcgcaaagaaaaaaaagcgccgcaccaccaccgggtgtgctcgaacctctaacatttcggtttatagccgattgcgctagccaattgcgccacggagacagtcctcctccactctcaccaccatcaaaacatatcttcaaagctatcagcgcaaagaaaaaaaagtgccgcaccaccaccgggtgggctcgaacctccgacctttcggttaacagccgatcgtgctagccaattgcgccacggagacagtcctgcttcactctcaccaccatcagaacatatcttcaaagctatcagcccacagaaaaaaaagcgccgcaccaccacagggtgggctcaaacctccaacctttcggttaacagccgatcgcgctagcccattgcgccacggagacagtcgtgctccactctcaccaccttcagaacatatcttcaaagctatcagcgcaaagaaaaaagcaacacaccactcccgggagggctcgaaactccaagcttttggtcaacagccgatcgcgctagccaattgtgccacggagacagtcctgctccactctcaccaccagtagaacatatagtcaaagctatcagcccaaagaaaaaaatgcgccgcaccaccaccgggtgggctcgaacctctaacatttcggtttagagccgatcgcgctagccaattgcgccactgagacagtcctgctccactctcaccaccatcaaaacatatcttcaaagctatcagcgcaaagaaaaaaaagcgccgcaccaccaccgggcgggctcgaacctccgacctttcggttaacagccgatcgtgctagccatttgcgccacggagacagtcctgctccactctcaccaccatcagaacatatcttcaaagctatcagcccacagaaaaaaaagcaccgcaccaccacagggtgagctcgaacctccaacctttcggttaacagccgatcgcgctagccaattgcgccacggagac encodes:
- the LOC119183270 gene encoding uncharacterized protein LOC119183270, with protein sequence MSSPPTHTSPATSATGRSRLSPWRILLLVTDACGRRMESSSRAATVADAGRGTASPLVPKDYRIILPSLPSGEAMRRAVALHCDVSGRPYRIDDFRKPLKDLGVIQQVSGIGAYQMSHVWLLNMKTVEAKKALTDAGVIKVKDRVCLVIDPTRQEVKMKLHWLAFDVTKDAIPRAFYEYGDVKEVTDDRWRVEDFEGVESTTRVIRMQLRDGVSVDQLPHQVRIGSSTALVVVPGRPPLCLRCRSTGHMRRDCKVPRCSECHSFGHEQDECNRSYARAAGRRPETQQSELLMDEEESEQASMPAIPQKQTTSDDTPVLGKSKQVSSAPDTNAERKMGSQAAPTTSEETRPAPAMHAASQLQATRPETPASQANAASTPLNSASQHSLANKTHENEDLPSDLDTLNMELESASAKRRRDSDDGAQVDETQVKSEMQWKVITVW